The genome window GCCCCACGGCGCGGCCGGATTTCACCAGGCGGGCGCAGACATGGATGGAGGAGTCGCGCTTGGTGCGGACCGCGCGCACGGCCTTGTCCTCCATGGTGATGACTTCGGTAGCCGGGACGATTTCGATGTGCTGACGGTCGGCGGGCTTATAGGAGTCGAGAGCGTGGCGAAGGCGGTCCTCCAAACCGACGAGGAGGATTTTAACTCCGTACTCCCGAACTGCGGCGACCGCGCCATCCACCTCCGGCGCCGGGGCGTGGTCGCTGCCCATGGCATCCAAAGCAATTGTCAGTGGAGTGGACACGGAAGGGTGGAGCTACTTCTTCTCCTTGACTTCGAAGATCTCGCGATCCTTGTAAAAACCGCAGCGCGGGCAGGCGCGGTGGGGCAGCTTCTGCTCATGGCAGTTGGGGCATTCCGACAGCGAGCCCGCGGTAAGAAAATCGTGCGCCCGGCGGGTGCTGGTGCGCTGATGGGAATGGCGTCGTTTGGGATTAGGCATTGAAAATTCTCCAGATCGCTATTTGTTTTGGCCGGGCGGGCGCAGCGATTTGAGGGCGCTCCAGCGGTCGTCGGCGGCGGGCGCGCATGGGCACGGCCCTTGATTCAAGTTGGCGCCGCAGCGGGCACAGAGACCCCTGCAATCTGACTTGCAGAGCGGCTGCATGGGCAGCGCCAGCAGGATCTGCTCGCGCGCCACTTCCTCCAGGTCGACGCCGGGGCCGGAAAAGAAGGCCACTTCGGTATCGGCGGCGTGAATTTCCGCTTCGGCGCTATCGCCGATGAGGGCTTCGGGCTCGTATAAGAGGTCCACGTCGCGGTCGACCGTCATAGAGATGGGTTCGAGGCAACGCGCGCAGGCGGGGGCGATGTCGCCGCGGACATGGCCTTGCAGGCGCATGCCTTCGCCGACCAGGCGCGCTTTGCCTTCGAAATGCAACTCAC of Acidobacteriota bacterium contains these proteins:
- a CDS encoding 50S ribosomal protein L32, which encodes MPNPKRRHSHQRTSTRRAHDFLTAGSLSECPNCHEQKLPHRACPRCGFYKDREIFEVKEKK
- a CDS encoding DUF177 domain-containing protein, which translates into the protein MRMIEVQELRLHPVPFALHWTAGKDEALAEVPEVTGELHFEGKARLVGEGMRLQGHVRGDIAPACARCLEPISMTVDRDVDLLYEPEALIGDSAEAEIHAADTEVAFFSGPGVDLEEVAREQILLALPMQPLCKSDCRGLCARCGANLNQGPCPCAPAADDRWSALKSLRPPGQNK